The following are from one region of the Sandaracinus amylolyticus genome:
- a CDS encoding response regulator, translating into MRILHLEDDPHDAELVQEHLAREGLEARIVRVGDRDAFERELVAGGFDLVLSDYELPSYDGRTALDRARESAPDVPFVFVSGAIGEEIAIESLKRGATDYVLKHRLDRLGPAVRRALRERENLLLRRAVERERDALHEAERRARREAERVAAENRLLADASEVLASSLDLAPTLGRALRLLVPQLADWAVIDLLRDGDDVVHRVAWAHRDDARDELLSSRDGWEQDPLGAAEVMRTGEARVVAGDDTSTSLRERLGLHLAIVVPISLRASCLGTLVLATADERRGFVERDVALAMELALRIAVAIDNARLYAQAREDRKRAEDANRGKDEFLATVSHELRTPLNAILGWARMLREGTITPDKQRRAIEIIERNARVQTQLIEDLLDVSRIVSGKLRLSPAPLDPAGVVEMAVEAIRPQAEGRGVRITADVPGEIGEVLGDADRLQQVVWNLLTNAVKFTPAQGHVDVRLRGLPGEVEIVVRDTGAGIPREFLPHVFDRFRQADAGKARAHGGLGLGLTIVRHIVELHGGSIVADSDGEGRGATFTVRLPASVNAGVRPRVVAVARPSLTPTLREGPRLRGIRVLVVDDEVDARELLVSAFHELEASVTIAASADEALRVVRDARPHVLVSDIGMPGEDGYSLIRRVRAIEHELGARVPAIALTAYAAIEDRAKALGEGFDRHVAKPVEPSELALVIAELTEPFRAEIDGDQSDTNESTTSRSLSSGGNDSGRSLS; encoded by the coding sequence ATGCGGATCCTCCACCTGGAGGACGATCCTCACGATGCCGAGCTCGTGCAGGAGCACCTCGCGCGCGAGGGCCTCGAGGCGCGCATCGTGCGGGTCGGCGATCGCGACGCGTTCGAGCGCGAGCTCGTCGCGGGCGGGTTCGATCTCGTGCTCTCCGACTACGAGCTGCCCTCGTACGACGGGCGCACCGCGCTCGATCGCGCGCGCGAGAGCGCGCCCGACGTGCCCTTCGTGTTCGTCTCGGGCGCGATCGGCGAGGAGATCGCGATCGAGTCGCTGAAGCGCGGAGCGACCGACTACGTGCTCAAGCACCGCCTCGATCGGCTCGGCCCAGCGGTGCGGCGCGCGCTGCGCGAGCGGGAGAACCTGCTGCTCCGGCGCGCGGTGGAGCGCGAGCGCGACGCGTTGCACGAGGCCGAGCGACGCGCGCGACGGGAAGCGGAGCGCGTCGCGGCCGAGAACCGACTGCTCGCCGATGCGAGCGAGGTGCTCGCGTCGTCGCTCGATCTCGCGCCGACGCTCGGTCGCGCGCTGCGCCTGCTCGTCCCGCAGCTCGCGGACTGGGCAGTGATCGATCTGCTCCGCGACGGAGACGACGTCGTGCATCGCGTCGCATGGGCGCACCGCGACGATGCGCGCGACGAGCTGCTCTCGTCGCGCGATGGCTGGGAGCAGGATCCGCTCGGCGCCGCCGAGGTGATGCGCACCGGCGAGGCGCGCGTCGTCGCGGGCGACGACACCTCGACGAGCCTGCGCGAGAGGCTCGGCCTGCACCTCGCGATCGTCGTGCCGATCTCGCTGCGCGCGTCGTGCCTCGGCACCCTCGTGCTCGCCACCGCCGACGAGCGGCGCGGCTTCGTGGAGCGCGACGTGGCGCTCGCGATGGAGCTCGCGCTGCGCATCGCCGTCGCGATCGACAACGCGCGGCTCTACGCCCAGGCGCGCGAGGATCGCAAGCGCGCGGAGGACGCGAACCGCGGCAAGGACGAGTTCCTCGCGACGGTCTCGCACGAGCTGCGCACGCCGCTCAACGCGATCCTCGGGTGGGCGCGCATGCTCCGCGAGGGCACGATCACGCCGGACAAGCAGCGTCGCGCGATCGAGATCATCGAGCGGAACGCGCGCGTGCAGACGCAGCTCATCGAGGACCTGCTCGACGTGAGCCGCATCGTGAGCGGCAAGCTGCGCCTCAGCCCCGCGCCGCTCGATCCCGCGGGTGTCGTCGAGATGGCGGTCGAGGCGATCCGACCCCAGGCCGAAGGGCGCGGCGTGCGGATCACCGCCGACGTGCCGGGCGAGATCGGCGAGGTGCTCGGCGACGCCGATCGCCTGCAGCAGGTCGTGTGGAACCTGCTGACGAACGCGGTGAAGTTCACGCCGGCGCAAGGGCACGTCGACGTGCGGCTGCGCGGGCTGCCGGGCGAGGTCGAGATCGTCGTGCGCGACACCGGTGCCGGCATCCCGCGCGAGTTCCTGCCGCACGTGTTCGATCGATTTCGTCAGGCCGACGCGGGCAAGGCGCGCGCGCACGGCGGGCTCGGCCTCGGGCTCACGATCGTGCGTCACATCGTCGAGCTCCACGGCGGCAGCATCGTCGCGGACAGCGACGGAGAGGGACGCGGCGCGACGTTCACGGTGCGGCTGCCCGCGTCGGTGAACGCAGGGGTGCGGCCGCGCGTCGTCGCGGTCGCGCGTCCTTCGCTCACGCCGACGCTCCGCGAAGGACCGCGGCTGCGCGGCATCCGGGTGCTCGTCGTCGACGACGAGGTCGACGCGCGCGAGCTCCTCGTGAGCGCGTTCCACGAGCTCGAGGCCTCGGTGACGATCGCGGCATCGGCCGACGAGGCGCTGCGCGTGGTGCGTGATGCGCGACCGCACGTGCTGGTCTCGGACATCGGCATGCCGGGCGAGGACGGCTACTCGCTGATCCGTCGGGTGCGCGCGATCGAGCACGAGCTCGGCGCGCGCGTCCCCGCGATCGCGCTCACCGCGTACGCAGCGATCGAGGATCGCGCGAAGGCGCTCGGCGAGGGGTTCGATCGTCACGTCGCGAAGCCGGTCGAGCCGAGCGAGCTCGCGCTGGTGATCGCCGAGCTCACCGAGCCGTTCCGCGCGGAGATCGACGGCGATCAGTCGGACACGAACGAGAGCACGACGTCGCGCTCGCTCTCGTCGGGCGGGAACGACTCGGGGCGCTCGCTCTCGTAG
- a CDS encoding response regulator, whose translation MTLSAKKILLVEDSENDVELTLTALEHSRIANGVDVVHDGAQAIDYLHRRGPHAARREGDPVVVLLDLKLPKVDGLEVLAHMRSDPRLRMIPVVMLTSSREERDIVRSYGLGVNAYVVKPVDFHEFSDAIRELGLFWAVLNQPPPRGA comes from the coding sequence ATGACGCTGAGCGCGAAGAAGATCCTGCTCGTCGAGGACAGCGAGAACGACGTCGAGCTCACGCTCACCGCGCTCGAGCACAGCCGCATCGCGAACGGTGTCGACGTGGTGCACGACGGCGCGCAGGCGATCGACTATCTGCACCGTCGCGGGCCGCACGCCGCGCGGCGCGAGGGCGATCCGGTCGTGGTGCTGCTCGACCTCAAGCTGCCCAAGGTCGACGGGCTCGAGGTGCTCGCGCACATGCGCAGCGATCCACGGCTCCGCATGATCCCGGTGGTGATGCTCACGTCGTCGCGCGAGGAGCGCGACATCGTGCGCAGCTACGGGCTCGGCGTGAACGCGTACGTGGTGAAGCCCGTCGACTTCCACGAGTTCAGCGACGCGATCCGCGAGCTCGGCCTCTTCTGGGCCGTGCTCAACCAGCCTCCGCCGCGGGGCGCTTGA
- a CDS encoding serine/threonine-protein kinase produces the protein MPSPDELSQTLEARMEELLQDARTLDRSPSSTITPERSRPDAAGEHAIALLRRMGPTGAGLEVRGTIGEGGMGVVRLATQVALGREVAVKTLKADQKSDAATLKLLREAWVTGSLEHPNVVPVYDISLDAQGSPQIVLKKIGGAAWADLMRDDKAIRKRFQARDAFEWNVRILVAVCNAVHFAHSRGILHRDLKPENVMIGEFGEVYVLDWGIAVAMHDDGTGRLPLAKDAIEMAGTPLYMAPEMLGGAPGLLSQRTDVYLLGAMLFEVIAGRAPHEGAHLGEILHSIARSKPTLPEGTPAELARIVLRALDADPDARFESAEQLRLALIGFLEHRGSLKLAGEAEARLAELLEEKERVGGDPDERRLRLYHLFGECRFGFLEALEIWRDNEEARAGLRRALITMIELELEQGDPKAAALLLAEVEDAPAELIARVSDERAKWQAEEERRAKLARDHDPSIGRRTRVFIGVVLGTLWTIAPFALWVWTRTGHAERSHAQAMLATSALFVAAMGLGYWARDSLSRTAINRRLTRLVGIMLGSQILLFGSVWRLGVTPEQTGPLLMFLYTVLAAVAAATIESRLWPTVAVYVAGLALANVWPEHVFLLEAIANLSLTINVVVIWARIEEDVVAPLRERSEQRRREWQSFLERQRARESKPPGS, from the coding sequence ATGCCGTCGCCGGATGAGCTGAGCCAGACCCTCGAAGCGCGCATGGAGGAGCTCCTCCAGGACGCGCGCACGCTCGATCGTTCCCCGAGCTCGACGATCACGCCCGAGCGCTCGCGGCCGGATGCGGCGGGTGAGCACGCGATCGCGCTGCTGCGCCGGATGGGCCCGACCGGTGCGGGCCTCGAGGTGCGCGGCACGATCGGCGAGGGCGGCATGGGCGTCGTGCGCCTCGCGACCCAGGTCGCGCTCGGTCGCGAGGTCGCGGTCAAGACGCTCAAGGCCGATCAGAAGAGCGATGCGGCGACGCTCAAGCTGCTGCGCGAGGCGTGGGTCACCGGGTCGCTCGAGCACCCGAACGTCGTGCCGGTCTACGACATCTCGCTCGACGCGCAGGGCTCGCCGCAGATCGTCCTCAAGAAGATCGGCGGTGCCGCATGGGCCGATCTCATGCGCGACGACAAGGCGATCCGGAAGCGCTTCCAGGCGCGCGACGCGTTCGAGTGGAACGTCCGGATCCTCGTCGCGGTGTGCAACGCCGTGCACTTCGCGCACAGCCGCGGGATCCTCCATCGCGACCTCAAGCCCGAGAACGTGATGATCGGGGAGTTCGGCGAGGTCTATGTGCTCGACTGGGGCATCGCGGTCGCGATGCACGACGACGGCACGGGCCGACTTCCGCTCGCGAAGGACGCGATCGAGATGGCGGGGACGCCGCTCTACATGGCGCCCGAGATGCTCGGCGGCGCGCCCGGTCTCCTCTCGCAGCGCACCGACGTGTACCTGCTCGGCGCCATGCTCTTCGAGGTGATCGCGGGGCGCGCGCCGCACGAGGGCGCGCACCTCGGCGAGATCCTGCACTCGATCGCGCGCAGCAAGCCGACGCTGCCCGAGGGGACGCCGGCCGAGCTCGCGCGCATCGTGCTGCGCGCGCTCGATGCCGATCCCGACGCGCGCTTCGAGAGCGCGGAGCAGCTGCGCCTCGCGCTGATCGGATTCCTCGAGCACCGCGGATCGCTGAAGCTCGCGGGAGAGGCGGAGGCGCGCCTCGCCGAGCTGCTCGAAGAGAAGGAGCGCGTCGGCGGCGATCCCGACGAGCGACGGCTGCGCCTCTATCACTTGTTCGGCGAGTGCCGCTTCGGGTTCCTCGAAGCGCTCGAGATCTGGCGCGACAACGAGGAGGCGCGCGCCGGGCTGCGCCGCGCGCTGATCACGATGATCGAGCTCGAGCTCGAGCAGGGCGATCCCAAGGCGGCTGCGCTCTTGCTCGCCGAGGTCGAGGACGCACCGGCCGAGCTGATCGCGCGGGTGAGCGACGAGCGCGCGAAGTGGCAGGCCGAGGAGGAGCGGCGAGCCAAGCTCGCGCGCGATCACGATCCCTCGATCGGGCGCCGCACGCGCGTGTTCATCGGCGTGGTGCTCGGCACGCTGTGGACGATCGCGCCGTTCGCGCTCTGGGTGTGGACGCGCACCGGGCACGCGGAGCGCTCGCACGCTCAGGCGATGCTCGCGACCTCCGCGCTCTTCGTCGCGGCGATGGGGCTCGGCTACTGGGCGCGCGACTCGCTCTCGCGCACCGCGATCAACCGTCGCCTCACGCGGCTCGTCGGGATCATGCTGGGCTCGCAGATCCTGCTCTTCGGGTCGGTGTGGAGGCTCGGCGTGACACCCGAGCAGACCGGGCCCCTCCTGATGTTCCTCTACACCGTGCTCGCCGCGGTGGCGGCCGCGACGATCGAGTCGAGGTTGTGGCCGACGGTCGCGGTGTACGTCGCGGGTCTCGCGCTCGCGAACGTGTGGCCCGAGCACGTGTTCCTGCTCGAGGCGATCGCGAACCTCTCGCTCACCATCAACGTCGTGGTGATCTGGGCGCGGATCGAGGAGGACGTGGTCGCGCCGCTGCGCGAGCGGAGCGAACAGCGACGCCGCGAGTGGCAATCGTTCCTCGAGCGACAGCGCGCGAGAGAGAGCAAGCCGCCGGGCAGCTGA
- a CDS encoding serine/threonine-protein kinase produces MSVKGARRAVGRVEDASDVAETSSSDGGRALLQSRLALFGRVMVLLTLLGYAMTNLVTLASGQGGVEELVSGSSLAMLGAIVALLVVWLVARGGPLPMGALRALDVIGMVVPATLLDVMALLLSVELRPDLHSRHLVMLLVTTNMAIARAVLVPSRPGWTAAIGCAAALPALVLAAAADGPGEPQMRAAYAFTWLLIAVMTSTFASRVIYGLRRRVREATRLGRYTLVETLGAGGMGVVYRAEHAMLRRPTAVKLLDLTEVGERGLARFEREVQLTAQLTHPNTIAIYDYGRTPDGVFYYAMELVDGLDLEALVRAHGPQPAARVAHLLRQACGSLAEAHEAGLVHRDIKPSNLVVSRRAGQGDVLKVLDFGLVKDVRGEAGDERVSTHGVIVGTPLYLSPEAISAPENVGPASDLYALGAVAYWLLTGTPVFAGTSVVELCASHLSDRPVTPSARGVIVPPKLEALVMACLAKAPSDRPASAAALASAIAASDAGTWTQKDADAWWSAQERAKVEIESDDALAATIASDAAPKARVSS; encoded by the coding sequence GTGAGCGTGAAGGGGGCGAGGCGCGCGGTGGGGCGCGTCGAGGACGCGTCGGATGTCGCCGAGACCTCGTCGTCCGACGGAGGCCGCGCGCTGCTGCAGTCGCGCCTCGCGCTGTTCGGGCGCGTGATGGTGCTGCTGACGTTGCTCGGCTACGCGATGACGAACCTCGTCACGCTCGCGAGCGGACAGGGCGGCGTCGAAGAGCTGGTGTCGGGCTCGAGCCTCGCGATGCTCGGCGCGATCGTCGCGCTGCTCGTCGTGTGGCTCGTCGCGCGCGGCGGTCCGCTGCCGATGGGCGCGCTGCGCGCGCTCGATGTGATCGGCATGGTGGTGCCCGCGACGCTGCTCGACGTGATGGCGCTGCTGCTCTCGGTCGAGCTGCGGCCCGATCTGCACAGCCGTCACCTCGTGATGCTGCTCGTCACGACGAACATGGCGATCGCGCGCGCGGTGCTGGTGCCGAGCCGGCCCGGATGGACCGCGGCGATCGGCTGCGCGGCGGCGCTGCCCGCGCTCGTGCTCGCGGCGGCGGCCGACGGACCGGGCGAGCCCCAGATGCGCGCGGCGTACGCGTTCACCTGGCTCTTGATCGCGGTGATGACGTCGACGTTCGCGTCGCGCGTGATCTACGGGCTGCGACGTCGGGTGCGCGAGGCGACGCGGCTCGGGCGCTACACGCTGGTCGAGACGCTGGGCGCAGGCGGGATGGGCGTGGTGTACCGCGCCGAGCACGCGATGCTGCGACGGCCCACCGCGGTGAAGCTGCTCGATCTGACGGAGGTCGGAGAGCGCGGGCTCGCGCGCTTCGAGCGCGAGGTGCAGCTCACCGCGCAGCTCACGCACCCGAACACGATCGCGATCTACGACTACGGCCGCACCCCCGACGGCGTCTTCTACTACGCGATGGAGCTCGTCGACGGGCTCGACCTCGAGGCGCTGGTGCGCGCCCACGGGCCACAGCCCGCCGCGCGTGTCGCCCATCTGCTGCGCCAGGCGTGCGGCTCGCTCGCCGAGGCGCACGAGGCGGGGCTGGTCCATCGCGACATCAAGCCGAGCAACCTGGTCGTGTCGCGGCGCGCCGGTCAGGGCGACGTGCTCAAGGTGCTCGACTTCGGCCTCGTGAAGGACGTGCGCGGCGAAGCGGGCGACGAGCGGGTGTCGACCCACGGCGTGATCGTGGGCACGCCGCTCTATCTCTCGCCCGAGGCGATCAGCGCGCCCGAGAACGTCGGGCCCGCGAGCGATCTCTACGCGCTCGGCGCGGTCGCGTACTGGTTGCTCACCGGCACGCCGGTGTTCGCGGGGACGAGCGTGGTCGAGCTCTGCGCGTCGCACCTCTCGGATCGACCCGTCACGCCGAGCGCGCGCGGCGTGATCGTGCCGCCGAAGCTCGAGGCGCTGGTGATGGCGTGCCTCGCGAAGGCGCCGAGCGATCGCCCGGCGAGCGCAGCGGCGCTGGCGAGCGCGATCGCAGCGAGCGACGCGGGCACGTGGACGCAGAAGGACGCCGACGCGTGGTGGAGCGCGCAGGAGCGCGCGAAGGTCGAGATCGAGAGCGACGACGCGCTCGCCGCGACCATCGCGAGCGACGCCGCGCCGAAGGCGCGCGTGTCCTCGTGA
- a CDS encoding GAF domain-containing protein yields MPLPTSLGASDADVLLRIGAELAREPDVARVVQRVTDEATSAVRAQFGAFFYNVEGRRGESYMLYALSGVSRDAFERFPMPRKTEIFAPTFDGVGPVRYDDVRKSPRFGRNAPYHGMPEGHLPVVSYLAVPVIARGEGKVLGGLFFGHAEPGRFTERDERLCVAIAGHASFAIENARLFERLRRDEVKHRLVAEASTDGMWLWDLRDDTVEWNDRLFDIMGVRRDEWRGDFQSWFERVHPDDRAMMKHALDEHLARRAPYVVPRFRLRHARGEYRVCTTRGQAEWDANGEPIRMAGSFSDVTEVVRAQEALEQSEHRYRQILDSVRDMVFAKGPGSELTYANQATRAHLVGEADAPSDQLVFEEGAVVEELEEAHVGKDGERRYFHVVKSPIVDRGGRVVELVAVARDVTAKKREDDDQRFLAEASTLLASSIDVDATLSHVVRLAVPRFADWCAVDLLEEDGTIRRIAVAHVDPAKVELAHELHRRVPHDPRATKGVPQVIRTGVSEVHAEISDALLVAMVPDPELLRILRELGLRSAMVVPLSAHGRTVGALSMVSAESQRVYDARAIALVEELGRRAAVAVENARLYESARSALEQRDAALSALQALNADLESRVDQRTAALAEANRELESFSYTVSHDLRAPIRHISGFADLLRAHAGDRLDDKGQRWLRTIGEASKQMGTLIDALLAFSRMGRAELARETVALGPLVRGVVDELAPDYEGRRIEWSIGALPEVRADATMLRVVLTNLISNAVKYTRTCDPAHIEIGALERADEIELFVRDDGVGFDMEYAHKLFGVFQRLHGVEEYEGTGIGLATVRRIVERHGGRAWAEGAPGRGATFHLTLPSAPASDARTTRSRG; encoded by the coding sequence GTGCCCCTCCCCACGTCGCTCGGCGCGAGCGATGCCGACGTGCTCCTCCGCATCGGGGCCGAGCTCGCGCGCGAGCCCGACGTCGCGCGCGTCGTGCAGCGCGTGACCGACGAGGCCACGAGCGCGGTGCGCGCGCAGTTCGGGGCGTTCTTCTACAACGTCGAGGGGCGTCGCGGAGAGAGCTACATGCTCTACGCGCTCTCGGGCGTGTCGCGCGACGCGTTCGAGCGCTTCCCGATGCCGCGCAAGACGGAGATCTTCGCGCCCACCTTCGATGGCGTCGGGCCGGTGCGCTACGACGACGTGCGGAAGAGCCCGCGCTTCGGCAGGAACGCGCCGTACCACGGCATGCCCGAGGGGCACCTGCCGGTCGTCAGCTACCTCGCGGTGCCGGTGATCGCACGCGGTGAGGGCAAGGTGCTCGGCGGGCTCTTCTTCGGGCACGCGGAGCCAGGCCGCTTCACCGAGCGCGACGAGCGCCTCTGTGTCGCGATCGCGGGGCACGCGTCGTTCGCGATCGAGAACGCGCGTCTCTTCGAGCGCCTTCGTCGCGACGAGGTGAAGCACCGGCTCGTCGCGGAGGCGTCGACCGATGGCATGTGGCTCTGGGATCTCCGCGACGACACGGTCGAGTGGAACGACCGCCTCTTCGACATCATGGGGGTCCGCCGCGACGAGTGGCGCGGCGACTTCCAGTCGTGGTTCGAGCGGGTGCACCCCGACGACCGCGCGATGATGAAGCACGCGCTCGACGAGCACCTCGCGCGGCGCGCGCCCTACGTCGTGCCGCGCTTCCGGCTGCGCCACGCGAGGGGCGAGTACCGCGTGTGCACGACGCGCGGCCAAGCGGAGTGGGACGCGAACGGCGAGCCGATCCGCATGGCGGGATCGTTCAGCGACGTGACCGAGGTCGTGCGCGCCCAGGAGGCGCTCGAGCAGAGCGAGCACCGGTACCGGCAGATCCTCGACTCGGTGCGCGACATGGTGTTCGCGAAGGGCCCGGGCTCGGAGCTCACCTACGCGAACCAGGCGACGCGCGCTCACCTCGTGGGCGAGGCCGACGCACCCTCCGACCAGCTCGTCTTCGAGGAGGGCGCGGTCGTCGAGGAGCTCGAGGAGGCACACGTCGGAAAGGACGGAGAGCGGCGTTACTTCCACGTCGTGAAGAGCCCGATCGTCGATCGCGGCGGGCGCGTCGTGGAGCTCGTCGCGGTCGCGCGCGACGTCACGGCGAAGAAGCGGGAGGACGACGATCAGCGCTTTCTCGCCGAGGCCAGCACGCTGCTCGCGTCGTCGATCGACGTCGACGCGACGCTCTCGCACGTGGTGCGCCTCGCGGTCCCGCGCTTCGCCGACTGGTGCGCCGTCGATCTGCTCGAGGAGGACGGCACGATCCGCCGCATCGCAGTCGCGCACGTCGATCCCGCGAAGGTCGAGCTCGCGCACGAGCTGCATCGACGGGTCCCTCACGATCCTCGTGCGACGAAGGGCGTGCCCCAGGTGATCCGCACCGGCGTCAGCGAGGTGCACGCCGAGATCTCCGACGCGCTCCTGGTCGCGATGGTGCCGGATCCCGAGCTCCTCCGGATCCTGCGCGAGCTCGGGCTGCGATCGGCGATGGTCGTGCCGCTGAGCGCGCACGGGCGCACCGTGGGCGCGCTCTCGATGGTGAGCGCGGAGTCGCAGCGTGTGTACGACGCGCGCGCGATCGCGCTCGTCGAGGAGCTCGGCCGTCGCGCCGCGGTCGCGGTGGAGAACGCGCGTCTCTACGAGTCGGCGCGCAGCGCGCTCGAGCAGCGCGACGCCGCGCTCTCGGCGCTCCAGGCGCTCAACGCCGATCTCGAGTCGCGCGTCGATCAGCGCACGGCCGCGCTGGCCGAGGCGAACCGCGAGCTCGAGTCGTTCTCGTACACGGTCTCGCACGATCTCCGCGCGCCGATCCGCCACATCAGCGGGTTCGCGGATCTGCTGCGCGCCCACGCCGGCGATCGCCTCGACGACAAGGGCCAGCGCTGGCTGCGCACCATCGGCGAGGCGAGCAAGCAGATGGGCACGCTGATCGACGCGCTGCTCGCGTTCTCGCGCATGGGACGCGCCGAGCTCGCGCGCGAGACGGTCGCGCTCGGACCGCTGGTGCGGGGCGTCGTCGACGAGCTCGCGCCGGACTACGAGGGGCGCCGCATCGAGTGGTCGATCGGTGCGCTGCCCGAGGTGCGCGCCGACGCGACGATGTTGCGCGTCGTGCTGACGAACCTGATCTCGAACGCGGTGAAGTACACGCGCACGTGCGATCCCGCGCACATCGAGATCGGCGCGCTCGAGCGCGCGGACGAGATCGAGCTCTTCGTGCGCGACGACGGCGTGGGCTTCGACATGGAGTACGCGCACAAGCTCTTCGGGGTCTTCCAGCGGCTCCACGGGGTCGAGGAGTACGAGGGCACCGGCATCGGCCTCGCGACGGTGCGACGCATCGTGGAGCGCCACGGAGGACGCGCCTGGGCCGAGGGCGCGCCCGGGCGCGGCGCCACCTTCCATCTGACCTTGCCGTCGGCGCCCGCGTCCGACGCGCGCACGACGCGGAGCCGTGGATGA
- a CDS encoding serine/threonine-protein kinase translates to MADEDPLAATIDARVLETARTMEHLPGATVVPDDLDAWAEETVARALGSLSEASGLAIRGTIGEGGMGVVRAGTQLSLGREVAIKTLKDDARSERATLKLLREAWVTGALEHPNVVPVYDLSLDASGGPRIVLKRIAGEPWADLMHARATLRDRFGAHDALEWNLRILMQVCNAVRFAHSRGILHRDLKPENVMIGEFGEVYVLDWGLAVAMRDDGSGRLPLAKDAVEMAGTPAYMAPEMLGGDPPRIDERTDVYLLGALLYEIVAGRPPHAPEGGAPMMQILASIVRSEPELPETIEVELARIVRRAMHRDPTQRFESAEQLRLALGRFLEQRGSLALAADAQRRLRDLEDERSEPIGDADEARLRLYHLFGECRFGFLEALRIWHENEVARTGLRRALTLMIELELEQGDPKAASVLLAELTSPPQELVVRVNDARRAKEREEAKRAALVRQFDPSIGRRTRVVVSTILGVIWTVLPWIGFALEQHDPTIDQRAPLLSSCAMLVLASVIGYWAREALSRTALNRSLVRVVAAVLIGQVALYAVTWKLAITYEQTRPLVLLLYAVCASLTASALERRFWPAALAMCAAFVLAAVWPTYAWPFESFANLVLTVNVLVIWGRVDDEERASIAVRR, encoded by the coding sequence ATGGCGGACGAAGACCCGCTCGCCGCGACGATCGACGCGCGTGTGCTCGAGACCGCGCGCACGATGGAGCACCTGCCCGGCGCGACCGTCGTGCCCGACGATCTCGACGCGTGGGCCGAGGAGACCGTCGCGCGCGCGCTCGGATCGCTCTCCGAAGCGAGCGGCCTCGCGATCCGCGGCACGATCGGCGAAGGCGGAATGGGCGTCGTGCGCGCGGGCACGCAGCTCTCGCTCGGTCGCGAGGTCGCGATCAAGACGCTCAAGGACGACGCGCGCAGCGAGCGCGCGACGCTCAAGCTGCTGCGCGAGGCGTGGGTCACCGGTGCGCTCGAGCACCCCAACGTCGTGCCGGTGTACGACCTCTCGCTCGACGCCTCGGGCGGCCCGCGCATCGTGCTCAAGCGCATCGCGGGCGAGCCGTGGGCGGACCTGATGCACGCGCGCGCCACGCTGCGCGATCGCTTCGGCGCGCACGACGCGCTCGAGTGGAACCTCCGGATCCTGATGCAGGTGTGCAACGCGGTGCGGTTCGCGCACAGCCGCGGGATCCTGCATCGCGACCTCAAGCCCGAGAACGTCATGATCGGCGAGTTCGGCGAGGTCTACGTGCTCGACTGGGGCCTCGCGGTCGCGATGCGCGACGACGGCAGCGGGCGCCTGCCGCTCGCGAAGGACGCGGTCGAGATGGCGGGCACGCCCGCGTACATGGCGCCCGAGATGCTCGGAGGTGATCCGCCGCGCATCGACGAGCGCACCGACGTGTACCTGCTCGGTGCGCTGCTCTACGAGATCGTCGCCGGACGTCCCCCGCACGCGCCCGAAGGCGGCGCGCCGATGATGCAGATCCTCGCGAGCATCGTGCGCTCCGAGCCCGAGCTCCCCGAGACGATCGAGGTCGAGCTCGCGCGCATCGTGCGCCGCGCGATGCACCGCGATCCGACGCAGCGCTTCGAGAGCGCCGAGCAGCTGCGCCTCGCGCTCGGGCGCTTCCTCGAGCAGCGGGGATCGCTCGCGCTCGCGGCCGACGCACAGCGACGGCTGCGCGACCTCGAGGACGAGCGCAGCGAGCCGATCGGCGATGCGGACGAGGCACGGCTGCGCCTCTATCACTTGTTCGGCGAGTGCCGCTTCGGCTTCCTCGAGGCGCTGCGCATCTGGCACGAGAACGAGGTGGCGCGCACCGGGCTGCGCCGCGCGCTCACGTTGATGATCGAGCTCGAGCTCGAGCAGGGCGATCCCAAGGCCGCGTCGGTCCTGCTCGCGGAGCTGACGAGCCCACCGCAGGAGCTCGTGGTGCGCGTGAACGACGCGCGGCGCGCGAAGGAGCGCGAGGAGGCCAAGCGCGCCGCGTTGGTGCGCCAATTCGATCCCTCGATCGGCCGTCGCACGCGGGTGGTGGTCAGCACGATCCTCGGCGTGATCTGGACGGTACTGCCGTGGATCGGCTTCGCGCTCGAGCAGCACGATCCCACGATCGATCAGCGCGCGCCGCTGCTCTCGTCGTGCGCGATGCTCGTGCTCGCGAGCGTGATCGGGTACTGGGCGCGCGAGGCGCTCTCGCGCACCGCGCTCAACCGCAGCCTGGTGCGCGTGGTGGCGGCGGTGTTGATCGGACAGGTCGCGCTCTACGCGGTCACGTGGAAGCTCGCGATCACCTACGAGCAGACGCGGCCGCTCGTGCTCCTGCTCTATGCGGTGTGCGCGTCGCTCACCGCGTCGGCGCTCGAGCGACGCTTCTGGCCCGCGGCGCTCGCGATGTGCGCCGCGTTCGTGCTCGCCGCGGTGTGGCCGACCTACGCGTGGCCGTTCGAGTCGTTCGCGAATCTCGTGCTCACCGTGAACGTGCTGGTGATCTGGGGACGGGTCGACGACGAGGAGCGCGCGTCGATCGCGGTACGACGTTGA